The Vitis vinifera cultivar Pinot Noir 40024 chromosome 8, ASM3070453v1 genome segment TAAAGGAGGGGGTTGAACCAGGTGCTGgtcaaattaaatgatttttaaataataaccATAATATAAATTGCAAATAAGTAAGGGAGAAAGAGAGCGAGAGGGATGGAAAgaggtttatagtggtttgacaacTTTGCTTATGTCtacttttcttttagttttaatcAAACTTGAGGGTTTCATTATCAAACAAGGCTTTCAAATCAAAGCCTTAAACTTATTATACTCCAAGGGTCATTTAACAATATCCCTTTTAAGTAATTCTTAACACTAGAGCACACTCTTATAGGTTATAAAAGATGTAGGATACAAGAACACTCttaatttacaaatttaagtTTAAGTTCAAGGTGTTGAAGAGTCCATTAAGGGAGCATGCATGGTGCTGCATCACGAAGATGAGATCTAATATAGGTTTTAGAATGTAAATCTTATGAATAGCTTTCATCGGgtaattttgtatgatttttctTCAACATGATAGATTTGAGCTTATGAATTACTTTTGATCTTCacaaagttttggaaaattttataaGTGATTTTCCTCATATAAGTATGTGATTAAATTTCTCTTATAATTGCTAAATTTCTAAAGagagatataaaaataaaaagtggggTTATATTAAAAAGGACTATATATCTATTCACATTCATCCCCCTTGGTGGTTTCACAACAAGATGTAAACTTTCactttaaaatgataaaatgcaGCCATAACTTAGTGGCCCCAATCTTACATGAAGATAACCTAAATTTTGTCTTTATCCTCAATGAAAAAATCTATGACATGCTCTAATCCAGCTTCCTTGAAGgattaaaattctttaaaaactgaattcaaataaaaaagtttaaaaacataattaaattaaattcctttatttttaatcattaaaattaatcttaaaGCAAAAATTGGGCTAATAAAAGGCATTTTCAAACCCACAACACCTTGAGTTTAGGCATCCTATCCCTAACATGCTGTAAGGCTATGTGGGTACAAGATGCCACCAGACATGCCCTTGTTGTGTGTTCTGATAGCTAGGGCACGAACAAGTCTCTAACAGACCCCAATATACCATCCATTGGATTTACCAACtaaataggaaaaaagaaaaacaaaacagtGGTCCTCATTTAtcccaatcacttcccaaataTATCTTCCTTTCCATCAATTCTTTTGTGCCTCCTTTGTCATGCAAACccacaactttttttttctctttcttttctttgaaaccaaacagaaaattggattttcttttCCAAGTTATTCTTCTAAGCCTTTGGTTGTTTGGCAATAATACTACAGATGGTGAAGagataaaattaagttaagaaaaaggaaaaagaagaagaagaagaaattagtAGTGGGAATGGAAGGGTTGGATGGTTTGATAGAGAGGCTATTGGAAGCAAGAAAATGTAGAGGAAAAAGAATACAGATGAGCGAGTCTGAGATCCGCCAACTTTGTATTACTGCCAAGGATGTCTTCCTCAGCCAGCCCAATCTCTTGGAATTAGAAGCTCCCATTAATGTTTGTGGTAATTTTCCCTCAAAcccatcaatttatttattatctttgtCCTCTTTTAACACCTTGTGATATTCTTCCTATCTTTAATATCATTGGGATTCAAGCCTCACAACTTATAATTATCCCATCCCATCCCatcctatgtttggttcttgaatagagagaaagaaaatggtgagaattttttttattggattatttatgaaaaagttgagaaaaatggaaatatgAATGATGAaagaatgtattttttttcccttaatttttttcatgatatctaaatatatatataaaacaatttgtattttgttttcttttttaacatttttcttcttttctttaatactttttgaGTTAGgataaatattttggtaaaaataaatggccattttttttttttgggtaatcAACTCAAAGCTCCTCCAAAGACCACTTGGACTAATTTTATGTCTTATAATTGCTAAGTACTTAACTTTTCATCTTTCACTttaatgaaaaaagaattttgaagatgaatatatttttaatacattcttatcaaacacaaaatattcaaataaaaccttaataaataatttaatttaaattatcttatatccaaatttgatataattgaataaaaaaatataaaaaaaacatgatcataatttatttaataagtcttttaaaattataaatattttaaaaattatacatatattatcgTATCTTTTGTATATTTAAATATGTGTAAATTAGATAAATTTGTTATGTATTTTCAAGttctttgaaaattataaattatattttacatatattatttaaaaataataacttttttttgttaaattttttattgacatttttttatatatccataaaattcaaTTAACGATATAATTGTGATAACCGATAAACTAATATATGAGTAAAACATATAATTAAaggtaagaaaataaaattattaggtGTGATTGGAATGGATGTGTTATGCTATGGAGAAGTATAAAAACTAATTGAAAATCTGAAAATCGAACAAGCttgttttgaactttttagaaaatgatCCATCCCCGACATTATTGCACCCGAACGCCAACATCAGTTTTACTTTTTGCAGGAGACATACATGGACAGTACTCAGACCTCCTCCGGTTATTCGAATATGGGGGTTTTCCCCCTGACTCCAACTACCTACTCCTGGGAGACTACGTGGATAGAGGAAAACAAAGTATAGAGACAATATCCCTTCTCCTCTGCTACAAGATCAAGTACCCTGATAACTTCTTTCTCCTCCGAGGAAACCATGAATGTGCTTCCATCAATAGAATCTACGGCTTCTACGACGAGTGCAAGCGCCGCTTCAGTGTCCGCCTGTGGAAGATTTTCACCGACTGCTTCAACTGTTTACCGGTCGCCGCTATCATCGAGAACAAAATATTGTGCATGCATGGTGGGCTGTCGCCGGAGATAGAGAGCTTGGATCAGATAAGGGCCATAGAGAGGCCGGTGGATGTGCCGGACCAAGGCCTCTTGTGTGATCTGCTGTGGGCTGATCCTGACAGAGATATCAAGGGATGGGGGGAGAATGATAGGGGTGTTTCCTATACTTTTGGAGCTGATAAGGTGGCCGAATTCTTGAAGAAGCATGATCTTGATCTCATATGTCGAGCCCATCaggtctctttttttttttttttttttagtctaagTCCATTAATAGTCTATTTGACCGtgaaactattttttaacataaaaaactgttttttaaaaataatttaatatttaaatatttttaaaatttaaaaaaatcacctGAAGTGGTTTCCAAGGAAGCATTGGATATGTGATTCTCTTGAAAAACCATTTACAGAGAAAATACTTTCATTAAAAGTAGAAGCACAACTTGGCAGATCTTCTTATTGAGTCGAAACAATGACAGGTTGTGGAAGATGGATACGAATTCTTTGCAGAGAGGCAGCTGGTAACAATATTCTCAGCTCCAAACTACTGTGGAGAATTCAACAATGCAGGGGCACTGATGAGTGTAGATGCAAGTTTGCTGTGCTCATTTCAGATTCTCAAACCCTTCAAAGCAAAGGAGTGATGAGTGTAAAACAAAACCCTCAACAGTGGTATCAGCAAGCTGTGAAAAGAATGCTTATAGGTGTGACTACTTTGCAACtattaaattaacaaataagGAGACAACCCATCCATATCTACCATCTCTCATCACTGACATCACTTAATAACGTGTGTGTAAATATTGTTGGTCCCCATCCTACTCCATCTAGACATTGTTTGCTTCCAACATGTTAATATTCATGGTTTCAAAAACACCCATCCAGCCTCTTATCCACCACACTGAAGCTTTAATGTGTTATGCTCAACATAAACCTCAAACACCAAGGCAGTTCCTATATTGAACACTTTAACATAACAATGATGagtcataaattaaaataacttaccTTCTTTAAAGTAATATTTTCTGGACTAGTATATTAAGTACTTTTAACAGAATCATCAAGAAGGTAAAAGGTTTTTttattgaacttaaaaaaaaatccaatacaGGTcttataaaaactttaaaatctCAAAACAGATTCACTTCCATGAGTTTCCTGATCATCCTATTTCTTCAAAAGAGACTGGAGACctctaattaacaaaaattacCATCTTAGGCtatcaattgaattaaaagcTGACAATATATACCAAACtaacaaaaaatatcaaatatttgaaaaagcTTTTGGATATGTGCTCCCAATCCACCACAAAACGAAAAGTGGATTTCCATGATGTCTAGGAGAATTACATATCAGTGGAACCACCACCCATATACCCTTCATTTTTTGTAGGGTACACTCAAGTTCTTTCAATTGATGATATATGAAAGCTTCTCTACTTCCCAAATAAATTCAACATCATCTGCCCATTCAATTACACAATGGTAGCACAATaacaaattagaaacaaaaagaaaaattcaaactaTTGTACATCCAATGATCGGTAATCAAATTCCTACAGATGCTTTGATATATCTACTGGTACATTAGCTCTTATCTCTCATTCAGGCAGCCTAAATGAGCCAAAATGAACATCAACAGAAGGTTGAATGACAAATCTAACACAGATAGAGAGAGAAGTACTTTTGGATCATTTCATGATACACTCTGCCCAAGTTAGTGCTTTTATGGTAAGGCAGCCTGGTGGGAATGGCCACCCTCCAGCAGCAGCGTGTATCATCAGGAGCAAAATTCAAGCAAACAGGGCATCAGTTGGACCATACATGAACCAGGCCGTTCTTGTTACCTGTATAGATTTCATTGCGTTCTTCGTCATAGAAAAGAGCAGTTATGTCTTCCAAAGCCTCTGCAACTGTGCTTCTAATCATGCAGGAGCTGCCAGTTCTCCTCCTCTTTCGCTCCTCGACCTTGGGGCGGCCATCGCTAGCATTTATTTTAGCCAGGCATTTCCCTGTCAAAATATTACTGATATTGATAGAACCAGCTGCATCAACAATGAAAGAGTGAGAGAATAGTTTATTCAGTCATCCACTAATAATATCTTCTTTTCAATCCTCAATAGAAGCTGGCCGAGgaataatttgaaacttgaaCCAAATCAAATCTCATCCCCTGGCAGGTATAGGAGCGATATACTCAGAAAGGGGTTAGAACAGCCATCATGTTTTTCATTTGGGAAAACTAGCAGGTGGAACAACTCAAAGCATCAAGCTTTTGCATGAGCAATGCAATATCATAATGTCCACAACAATGTCAAGCCAAGGAAAGGGTCTGGCCCTTTTCTAAGCCAATTGTGGGACTCCCAGGTTTCTACATGAAAcaacattaaaaaagaaaatattgtttataaCTAATCTTATCTAGTGTATCCAGTCCTTTAATGTAAGCATACTACAAGAGTTCATACCATGAGCTGCTTCCAGGTCAACAAATGCCAAATGGACACCTTTCTTTTCCTATCAAAGCCTTTCCATCGACAGTGTTAGATAATAAGTCCCACGAttggtttttcatttcataaaaaaacaaaatgtcaTTTTGATGCCCATGGTTTCTGTCTCTTTGCTAAATCATTTTCTCCCAATGTTGTAACTCATAAACTTGATACTGTGGAAGTTGGAACAGTTCTGAATATCACCCTTACATAGCTCTCCTTTTGATAGGAAAAAGGAAACTGGTAAAAAAAGGTGCCAAAGGGATCACAAGGTCTACAACCCAACAGGAAATATACTGCGAACCCTAGAAAAGAGGCAAGCTAAAAAGAAACAGGAAAAAGTAATGCGAAGTAGAAAAATGAGAACTCGGCAAGGACCTAGGCTATCAAATATTGTTTTGATAATCTAATTCATCACCAGCTAGACCAGTTCCATTGGTTTCAACAACCAGAAATCCAAGTATCTAACGAAAAATCTATGtcataaacaaaaatttaacttGGTAGTAAGAAATTATCACCAAGATACAAGCTTAGATCCAAATGCTAAAAACAGAAGTAAATATATTATGCAATTTTGCCTCTCAGTCTGCTCCTTCAACCTTCGTATGGGCATCCTAACAATTACATTACCAGCAGTGTTCAAAATGTAAGCACCACCTGCTTTAACTTTGCTATAGAACTTGGATCCTGAAATTCCTACAGTCTTCCTCTTTGCTGCATACTTCCcaaatgtaaaaataatcacaaaatagaaaccttctaaaaataatttaagtttcatGCACTTACCGGTCAAAGGTAATACCAAGGTTGGTAAAAGGTGGTacctatattattaaaaattagtacTTGAATGGTCAAAGGTTGTACTTTGACCAAAAAGTGCATAAAATGCTAATTATCCATAGACATCTGTTTGAAGTTTGGATTTTATAAGTCTAGGTTCCTATTTTATGGGTTTTTTCATGTGAGTGTGGAAACACACTATTCCCTTTGAAAAAAGAGCTAACGGCAAATTTTCCTTCGCTGGTTGGTTTCTTGAGTCTAAACTATAGCATTAGATCAACTCTATCCACCACTACCCTACATATATGCCCCATGAACAAATCAACCACCTCACTTTACAGTCATGAAAATTTCTGATGAACCTCACATTCCACCTAACCTCCTTATGTCCATTCCTGACAATTCTGTACTGTGGAACCTGTACTTCCACAATTCTGAAAACTTTCAGACATCATTATTTGACTGTTCCCACCATAAACAgattaaacattgaaaaatcaTCCCACCTTAATACCTTTCTGAAGCTCCTTTCCATAAGGACCTCTTTCCTCAGCACTTTTGcattataaaacaagaaaagctTTACTCTATTTACCagcctttttaaaaaaaaataaaaatatttgggatcTTGTGGAAAGGATGTCATATTTATTCCAAGGAATGAGCCGTGGTCTTGAAAGATTTCAGGCCTAGAAGTTTGGCGGGGTGGCCTGTACTGGCTGTT includes the following:
- the LOC100263930 gene encoding serine/threonine-protein phosphatase PP1, with the translated sequence MEGLDGLIERLLEARKCRGKRIQMSESEIRQLCITAKDVFLSQPNLLELEAPINVCGDIHGQYSDLLRLFEYGGFPPDSNYLLLGDYVDRGKQSIETISLLLCYKIKYPDNFFLLRGNHECASINRIYGFYDECKRRFSVRLWKIFTDCFNCLPVAAIIENKILCMHGGLSPEIESLDQIRAIERPVDVPDQGLLCDLLWADPDRDIKGWGENDRGVSYTFGADKVAEFLKKHDLDLICRAHQVVEDGYEFFAERQLVTIFSAPNYCGEFNNAGALMSVDASLLCSFQILKPFKAKE